A part of Escherichia marmotae genomic DNA contains:
- a CDS encoding general stress protein: MANHRGGSGNFAEDRERASEAGKKGGQHSGGNFKNDPQRASEAGKKGGKSSHGKSDK; encoded by the coding sequence ATGGCAAACCATCGAGGCGGTTCCGGCAATTTTGCAGAAGACCGCGAAAGAGCATCAGAAGCAGGTAAAAAAGGTGGACAGCACAGCGGGGGGAATTTCAAAAATGACCCGCAGCGCGCATCTGAAGCAGGAAAAAAAGGTGGTAAAAGCAGTCACGGCAAAAGCGACAAATAG
- a CDS encoding RidA family protein: protein MNIKRNNPQPRLAASVEYSNLVFLSGQTPKSNTPDIAQQTREVLEKIDELLAAAGSDKFHILSAQVWIKDITRDFADFNDVWVSWIPEGYSPARAAVQAEMARPEILVEVMVTAVKAR from the coding sequence TTGAATATCAAACGTAATAACCCACAGCCGCGTCTGGCCGCCAGCGTGGAATATAGCAACCTTGTTTTTCTCTCCGGCCAGACACCGAAAAGCAATACCCCAGACATCGCGCAACAAACGCGCGAAGTGCTGGAAAAAATCGACGAATTACTTGCGGCGGCTGGCAGTGATAAATTTCATATCTTATCCGCGCAGGTATGGATAAAAGATATTACCCGCGATTTTGCCGATTTCAACGACGTATGGGTTAGTTGGATACCAGAAGGATATAGCCCAGCCCGTGCTGCCGTACAAGCTGAGATGGCTCGCCCGGAGATTCTGGTTGAAGTGATGGTCACGGCAGTAAAAGCAAGATAA
- a CDS encoding D-amino acid dehydrogenase, whose translation MKKRIVVIGGGVIGLATAWVLVKQGHQVQLLERNSQAGVATSFANGGQLSYRYVAPLADKGVPIQGLKWMGKSDSPLNMRLRMSLSQWRWLLAFLLACNNRTNKLNGDHILRLSLLSRQVMEAWLLEDNLDDFHWRRSGKLIIHRRQQDLAKAAKGINPHFQQTLLREECVHLEPALKHIGNSLCGGIYSPGDETADCYKFCQALLAKLNASANFSLQTDCEVLQLNKKGERIVSITTSTGTLIADDYVVAAGNGSTHLLTETGIHVPLCGLKGYSLTLPFPQKMGIAPQISVTDYGHKIVYARLGDRLRIAAMVDIGYDGNELRPERIDALKQIVASSFPQLQGIDDAELWTGMRPSTPAGPPLLGRAKYQNLWMNLGQGSLGFTLAAGSAVVLGALLSGEDPAISLDGLTWSQSA comes from the coding sequence ATGAAAAAACGCATTGTAGTTATTGGCGGCGGGGTCATTGGTCTGGCGACAGCATGGGTCCTGGTAAAACAGGGCCATCAGGTACAATTGTTAGAACGCAACAGCCAGGCAGGCGTCGCCACCAGTTTCGCTAACGGTGGGCAACTCAGTTATCGTTACGTTGCCCCTCTGGCGGATAAAGGCGTACCGATACAGGGGCTTAAATGGATGGGGAAAAGTGACTCTCCACTGAATATGCGTTTGCGCATGTCATTAAGTCAGTGGCGCTGGTTGCTGGCGTTTTTACTGGCCTGCAATAACCGGACAAATAAACTCAATGGCGATCATATTTTACGCTTATCACTATTAAGTCGTCAGGTAATGGAAGCATGGTTGCTGGAGGATAATCTTGATGATTTCCACTGGCGCCGTTCTGGCAAACTGATTATTCATCGCCGCCAGCAAGATTTAGCCAAAGCGGCAAAAGGCATTAATCCGCATTTTCAACAGACTCTATTACGCGAAGAGTGCGTTCATCTTGAACCCGCACTAAAGCATATTGGTAATTCCCTGTGCGGTGGTATTTATTCTCCCGGCGATGAAACGGCGGACTGCTATAAGTTCTGCCAGGCATTACTTGCCAAACTTAATGCCAGCGCGAATTTTTCGCTACAGACCGATTGTGAAGTTTTGCAGTTGAATAAAAAAGGTGAGCGCATAGTCTCCATTACCACCAGTACAGGAACGCTGATTGCTGATGATTATGTCGTTGCCGCCGGAAATGGCAGCACACATTTACTTACCGAAACCGGGATTCACGTACCGCTTTGCGGTCTGAAAGGTTACAGTCTGACACTCCCTTTCCCACAAAAAATGGGGATCGCACCGCAAATCAGTGTCACCGACTATGGTCATAAAATTGTCTATGCCCGACTCGGTGACCGGTTGCGTATCGCCGCCATGGTCGATATTGGCTATGACGGTAATGAACTGCGCCCTGAACGCATTGATGCCTTAAAACAGATCGTAGCCTCCAGTTTTCCGCAACTGCAAGGTATCGATGATGCCGAATTATGGACAGGTATGCGTCCATCCACTCCTGCGGGTCCGCCACTATTAGGACGGGCGAAGTATCAAAATCTCTGGATGAATCTTGGTCAGGGCAGTCTGGGCTTCACGCTGGCGGCAGGTAGTGCTGTGGTGTTAGGCGCTCTGCTGTCGGGCGAAGATCCTGCAATTTCACTTGATGGACTGACATGGAGCCAATCAGCTTGA
- the torD gene encoding molecular chaperone TorD, which yields MTSLTAQQTACVYDWLAQLFSRELDDEQLTQIASAEMAEWFSLLKSEPPLAAAVDELEKSIAALVVRNDARLELAADFCGLFLMTDKQAALPYASAYKQDEQEIKHLLVEAGMETSSNFNEPADHLAIYLELLSYLHFSLGEGKVTTQKINSLRQKTLAALRSWLPEFVTRCRQYDSFGFYATLSQLLLVLVECDNQNR from the coding sequence ATGACTTCCTTGACGGCACAACAGACTGCCTGCGTCTACGACTGGCTGGCGCAGTTGTTTTCCCGTGAACTGGACGATGAACAACTGACGCAAATCGCCAGTGCGGAGATGGCTGAATGGTTTTCTTTGCTGAAAAGCGAACCGCCGCTGGCTGCGGCGGTGGACGAGCTGGAGAAAAGCATTGCTGCCCTGGTGGTACGTAACGACGCCCGTCTGGAACTGGCCGCTGATTTTTGCGGCCTGTTTCTGATGACCGACAAGCAAGCGGCGCTGCCGTATGCATCGGCCTACAAACAGGACGAGCAAGAGATTAAACACTTGTTGGTTGAGGCGGGCATGGAAACCAGTAGCAACTTCAACGAACCGGCAGATCATCTGGCGATTTATCTTGAGTTGTTGAGCTATCTGCATTTTTCACTGGGGGAAGGGAAAGTTACCACACAAAAAATCAACAGCTTACGGCAAAAAACGCTGGCGGCGCTGCGATCATGGCTACCGGAATTTGTAACGCGTTGCCGTCAGTATGACAGCTTTGGTTTTTACGCGACACTAAGCCAGTTATTGCTGGTGCTGGTGGAGTGCGACAACCAAAACAGATAA
- a CDS encoding YccJ family protein, with translation MPTQEAKAHHVGEWASLRNTSPEIAEAIFEVAGYDEKMAEKIWEEGSDEVLVKAFAKTDKDSLFWGEQTIERKNV, from the coding sequence ATGCCAACTCAAGAAGCGAAAGCCCATCACGTGGGTGAATGGGCATCTCTGCGCAATACGTCGCCGGAAATAGCCGAGGCCATTTTTGAAGTCGCCGGGTATGACGAAAAAATGGCGGAAAAAATTTGGGAAGAAGGTAGCGATGAAGTGTTAGTCAAAGCCTTTGCCAAAACCGATAAAGATTCGCTTTTTTGGGGCGAACAGACCATCGAACGTAAAAACGTTTAA
- the rutR gene encoding HTH-type transcriptional regulator RutR: MTQGAVKTTGKRSRAVSAKKKAILSAALDTFSQFGFHGTRLEQIAELAGVSKTNLLYYFPSKEALYIAVLRQILDIWLAPLKAFREDFAPLAAIKEYIRLKLEVSRDYPQASRLFCMEMLAGAPLLMDELTGDLKALIDEKSALIAGWVKSGKLAPIDPQHLIFMIWASTQHYADFAPQVEAVTGATLRDEVFFNQTVENVQRIIIEGIRPR, translated from the coding sequence ATGACGCAAGGCGCAGTGAAAACAACGGGTAAACGTTCGCGCGCAGTGAGCGCGAAGAAAAAAGCGATTCTTAGCGCGGCACTGGACACTTTTTCACAATTCGGTTTTCACGGCACAAGACTGGAGCAAATTGCAGAGTTGGCGGGCGTTTCAAAAACCAATCTGCTGTATTACTTCCCGTCGAAAGAGGCACTGTATATTGCCGTGCTGCGGCAAATTCTGGATATCTGGCTGGCACCGTTAAAGGCGTTTCGTGAAGATTTCGCTCCGCTGGCGGCGATCAAAGAGTACATCCGGCTGAAGCTGGAAGTTTCCCGTGATTATCCGCAGGCTTCGCGCCTGTTCTGTATGGAGATGCTGGCTGGCGCGCCGCTGTTGATGGATGAACTGACCGGCGACCTGAAGGCGTTAATTGATGAGAAATCGGCGCTGATTGCCGGTTGGGTCAAAAGCGGCAAACTCGCGCCGATTGACCCGCAGCATCTGATTTTTATGATTTGGGCTTCCACCCAACATTACGCTGATTTCGCTCCCCAGGTGGAGGCGGTAACGGGCGCGACATTGCGCGATGAGGTGTTTTTCAATCAAACGGTTGAAAACGTGCAGCGGATTATTATTGAAGGGATCCGACCACGTTAA
- the cbpA gene encoding curved DNA-binding protein yields MELKDYYAIMGVKPTDDLKTIKTAYRRLARKYHPDVSKEPDAEARFKEVAEAWEVLSDEQRRAEYDQMWQHRNDPQFNRQFQHGDGQSFNAEDFDDIFSSIFGQHARQSRQRPATRGHDIEIEVAVFLEETLTEHKRTISYNLPVYNAFGMIEQEIPKTLNVKIPAGVGNGQRIRLKGQGTPGENGGPNGDLWLVIHIAPHPLFDIVGQDLEIVVPVSPWEAALGAKVTVPTLKESILLTIPPGSQAGQRLRVKGKGLVGKKQTGDLYAVLKIVMPPKPDENTAALWQQLADAQSSFDPRKDWGKA; encoded by the coding sequence ATGGAATTAAAGGATTATTACGCCATCATGGGCGTGAAACCGACGGACGATCTCAAGACAATCAAGACCGCCTATCGTCGACTGGCCCGCAAATACCATCCTGATGTCAGCAAAGAACCCGATGCCGAAGCCCGCTTCAAAGAGGTCGCTGAAGCCTGGGAAGTATTGAGTGATGAACAACGTCGCGCTGAATATGATCAGATGTGGCAACATCGCAACGATCCGCAATTTAACCGTCAGTTCCAGCATGGTGACGGCCAGAGTTTCAACGCCGAAGATTTTGACGATATCTTCTCGTCAATTTTCGGTCAGCATGCCCGTCAGAGCCGCCAGCGCCCCGCCACACGTGGCCACGACATTGAAATCGAAGTGGCGGTATTCCTTGAAGAAACGCTTACTGAGCATAAGCGTACCATCAGCTATAACCTGCCGGTTTATAACGCCTTTGGCATGATCGAACAGGAAATCCCGAAAACGCTGAATGTGAAGATCCCGGCGGGTGTCGGCAATGGTCAACGTATCCGCCTGAAAGGCCAGGGGACGCCGGGCGAAAACGGCGGTCCGAATGGCGATCTGTGGCTGGTGATTCATATTGCGCCACATCCGTTGTTTGATATTGTCGGTCAGGATCTGGAAATTGTGGTGCCGGTTAGCCCGTGGGAAGCGGCACTGGGAGCTAAAGTCACCGTTCCAACACTGAAAGAAAGCATTTTGCTGACCATCCCACCAGGCAGTCAGGCCGGACAACGATTGCGCGTTAAAGGTAAAGGTCTGGTCGGTAAAAAACAGACCGGCGACCTGTATGCGGTGCTGAAAATCGTCATGCCGCCGAAACCTGATGAAAACACTGCTGCGCTGTGGCAACAACTGGCAGACGCCCAGTCGTCTTTTGATCCACGTAAAGATTGGGGGAAAGCATAA
- the agp gene encoding bifunctional glucose-1-phosphatase/inositol phosphatase: MKKTLIAAAVAGMVLLSSNAQAQTVPEGYQLQQVLLMSRHNLRAPLANNGSVLEQSTPNKWPQWDVPGGQLTTKGGVLEVYMGHYMREWLAEQGMVKSGECPPPDTVYAYANSLQRTVATAQFFITGAFPGCDIPVHHQEKMGTMDPTFNPVITDDSAAFSEQAVAAMEKELSKLQLTDSYQLLEKIVNYKDSPACKEKQQCSLVDGKNTFSAKYQQEPGVSGPLKVGNSLVDAFTLQYYEGFPMDQVAWGEIKSDQQWKVLSKLKNGYQDSLFTSPEVARNVAKPLVSYIDKALVTDRASAPKITVLVGHDSNIASLLTALDFKPYQLHDQNERTPIGGKIVFQRWHDSKANRDLMKIEYVYQSSQQLRNADALTLQAPAQRVTLELTGCPIDANGFCPMDKFDSVLNEAVK, translated from the coding sequence ATGAAAAAAACGCTAATCGCTGCGGCCGTGGCTGGAATGGTTTTACTCTCTTCGAATGCTCAGGCACAGACAGTGCCGGAAGGCTATCAGCTACAGCAAGTGCTACTCATGAGCCGTCATAACTTACGTGCGCCGCTGGCAAATAATGGCAGCGTGCTTGAGCAGTCCACGCCGAATAAATGGCCGCAATGGGATGTCCCCGGAGGGCAACTCACCACCAAAGGCGGCGTGCTGGAAGTGTATATGGGCCATTACATGCGTGAATGGCTGGCAGAGCAGGGGATGGTGAAATCGGGCGAATGTCCGCCACCGGACACCGTTTACGCCTACGCGAACAGCCTGCAACGTACCGTCGCCACTGCGCAGTTCTTTATTACTGGCGCATTCCCGGGGTGTGATATTCCTGTTCATCATCAGGAAAAAATGGGCACGATGGACCCAACCTTTAACCCGGTAATCACCGATGATTCCGCTGCATTCAGCGAGCAGGCAGTGGCAGCAATGGAAAAAGAGTTGAGTAAACTCCAGCTTACCGACAGCTACCAGCTACTGGAAAAAATCGTTAACTATAAAGATTCTCCGGCCTGTAAAGAAAAACAGCAGTGTTCACTGGTGGATGGCAAAAATACTTTTAGCGCGAAATATCAACAAGAGCCGGGCGTTTCCGGGCCGTTGAAGGTGGGCAACTCGCTGGTGGATGCGTTTACTTTGCAATACTACGAAGGTTTCCCGATGGATCAGGTGGCCTGGGGAGAGATCAAATCAGATCAACAGTGGAAGGTGTTGTCGAAACTGAAAAACGGTTACCAGGATAGCCTGTTTACTTCACCGGAAGTGGCGCGCAATGTCGCGAAACCGCTGGTGAGCTACATCGACAAAGCCCTGGTCACCGATCGCGCCAGTGCGCCGAAGATTACGGTGTTGGTAGGACACGACTCTAACATTGCCTCGCTACTCACTGCGCTGGATTTCAAACCGTATCAACTGCATGACCAGAATGAACGTACGCCCATTGGTGGCAAGATTGTCTTCCAGCGTTGGCATGACAGCAAAGCCAATCGTGATTTGATGAAAATCGAGTATGTGTACCAGAGTTCGCAGCAGTTGCGTAATGCCGACGCCTTAACCCTGCAAGCACCTGCTCAGCGCGTGACGCTGGAACTTACTGGCTGCCCGATAGATGCCAACGGATTTTGCCCGATGGATAAGTTTGATAGCGTGTTGAATGAGGCAGTGAAATAA
- the cbpM gene encoding chaperone modulator CbpM: MANVTVTFTITEFCLHTGISEEELNEIVGLGVVEPREIQETTWVFDDHAAIVVQRAVRLRQELALDWPGIAVALTLMDDIAHLKQENRLLRQRLSRFVAHP; encoded by the coding sequence ATGGCTAACGTTACGGTGACTTTTACCATTACTGAATTTTGCCTGCATACCGGCATTTCTGAAGAGGAGTTGAATGAAATTGTCGGTTTAGGCGTAGTTGAACCGCGTGAGATTCAGGAAACGACCTGGGTGTTTGACGACCATGCCGCCATTGTGGTGCAACGCGCGGTACGTCTGCGTCAGGAACTGGCGCTTGACTGGCCGGGGATCGCGGTGGCGCTAACGTTAATGGATGATATCGCACATCTGAAACAGGAAAACCGCCTGCTGCGCCAACGGCTTTCCCGGTTTGTGGCTCATCCGTGA
- a CDS encoding LysR family transcriptional regulator, producing the protein MKLRHLEIFYAVMTCETLSRAAESLNISQPAASKALKNAEQKLGFQLFQRVRGKLLPTSEAITLFEKAQSIYHELDNLRLLADNLTRDPRARIALGCLPSLGLSLVPEIVTAFYQQNANLVMTLTTEHTETLVKKLDLREIDLALTLQPIQQGEIMTTLIAEVPLVYIDRDYRQGAVEIDKIDQQRWISPGPHSLSNAIAKRRDFLTTRLNVQTYYMATEFVKRGMGCSITDIFSARHNLPAETIHPIEPPMKIDLCLLRRADVSLSPITQKFVDFLCQQLRQQLRAINLELYPENKKSIAPQA; encoded by the coding sequence ATGAAACTGCGCCACCTGGAAATCTTCTATGCCGTGATGACATGCGAAACACTTTCACGTGCAGCGGAATCGCTGAATATTTCCCAACCGGCCGCCAGTAAAGCGTTAAAAAACGCTGAACAAAAACTCGGTTTTCAGCTCTTTCAGCGAGTGCGTGGCAAGCTTCTTCCAACCAGCGAAGCGATCACACTTTTTGAAAAAGCGCAGTCGATTTATCACGAACTCGATAACCTGCGACTGCTGGCCGATAACCTGACGCGAGATCCCCGAGCCAGAATAGCCCTGGGATGCCTGCCAAGCCTAGGATTAAGCCTGGTGCCCGAAATAGTCACTGCGTTTTACCAGCAGAATGCAAATCTGGTAATGACACTGACGACAGAGCACACTGAAACGTTGGTTAAAAAACTTGATCTGCGTGAGATTGATCTGGCCCTGACGCTACAGCCGATTCAACAGGGGGAGATTATGACGACACTGATAGCCGAAGTTCCGCTGGTTTATATCGACCGGGACTATCGCCAGGGCGCGGTAGAAATAGACAAGATTGACCAACAACGCTGGATTTCTCCTGGCCCACATTCCCTTTCCAATGCCATAGCCAAACGGCGTGATTTTTTGACAACGCGCCTGAATGTCCAGACCTATTACATGGCGACTGAATTTGTAAAACGAGGAATGGGATGCAGTATTACCGATATTTTCTCTGCCCGTCATAACCTCCCGGCAGAAACAATTCACCCCATCGAACCACCAATGAAAATTGATCTTTGTTTGCTACGTCGTGCCGACGTGTCACTTAGCCCCATTACACAAAAATTTGTTGATTTCCTCTGCCAGCAATTACGTCAGCAACTGCGAGCCATTAACCTTGAGTTATACCCTGAAAATAAAAAGTCAATTGCTCCTCAGGCCTAA
- the wrbA gene encoding NAD(P)H:quinone oxidoreductase has protein sequence MAKVLVLYYSMYGHIETMARAVAEGASKVDGAEVVVKRVPETMQPQLFEKAGGKPQTAPVATPQELADYDAIIFGTPTRFGNMSGQMRTFLDQTGGLWASGALYGKLASVFSSTGTGGGQEQTITSTWTTLAHHGMVIVPIGYAAQELFDVSQVRGGTPYGATTIAGGDGSRQPSQEELSIARYQGEYVAGLAVKLNG, from the coding sequence ATGGCTAAAGTTCTGGTGCTTTATTATTCCATGTACGGACATATTGAAACGATGGCGCGTGCAGTCGCAGAAGGCGCAAGCAAAGTCGATGGCGCAGAAGTTGTCGTTAAGCGTGTACCGGAAACCATGCAGCCGCAATTATTCGAAAAAGCAGGCGGTAAACCGCAAACTGCGCCCGTTGCAACCCCGCAAGAACTGGCCGATTACGATGCCATCATTTTTGGTACGCCGACCCGCTTTGGCAATATGTCAGGGCAGATGCGTACCTTCCTGGATCAGACTGGCGGCCTGTGGGCTTCCGGTGCGCTGTACGGCAAACTGGCGAGCGTCTTTAGCTCTACCGGAACTGGCGGCGGTCAGGAACAAACCATTACTTCCACCTGGACGACCCTTGCGCATCACGGCATGGTGATTGTCCCCATTGGCTACGCAGCGCAGGAATTATTTGACGTCTCGCAGGTTCGCGGCGGAACGCCTTACGGCGCTACCACCATTGCAGGCGGTGACGGTTCGCGCCAGCCCAGCCAGGAAGAGTTGTCTATCGCACGTTACCAGGGGGAATATGTTGCTGGTCTGGCAGTCAAACTTAATGGCTAA